TATGCCTTGTTCTATATTCAGgctccatgttctttctctggagatggaaaacattttttcatcacaATTCCTTTAGAGTAGTCTTTAATCATTGTTTTGGTGATAATAGCCaattcatttacagttgatcTTTGGACAATGTGGTTACTGTGTTTTATATTCttatggttctgcttacttcactttgtgtcatatcatataagtctttacaggttttttttctttctgaaaaaataatttgtttttgtttttttggcacaCTAGTATCCTATTACAGTCATACATTATAATGAGTTAAGCCATTCCAatattttgtcaccacaaaaagaattggtATAATCTTTTTGACACAGATAATACTTAttccctttttttatctctttgggatacagacctaataatggtattgcaaATCAAAGAGCATACTGAGTGTGATGACCTTTCATGTATGGGTTCcaaattcatctataaaatggttcaATCAATTCATAACTTCAATATTGTAGCAATGTATTTAtttcccatatctcctccaatttttattatttgattttctttcatattcccttaattttcttaaaataattctgGGATGGATAAACCCTGATTAAATAActgtagaaaatataaattacctgggagtccacctgccaagacaaatccaaGAACTATATAATCACAACTCTAAAATACTTCtcacaaaaataaagacagacctacacagtaaaaaaaaaattaattactcatggataagcaaagccaatatagtaaaaatgacaattctatctaaattaactATATATTCAATGCCATAAACATCAaagtatccatttttttttcatggaaccataaaataaataaatctggaaGACCAAAAGTCCAAGGATGTCAATAggattaataaaaacaaaaatgaaaggatgTTGCAAAGCTGTACCAGGTCTCAGACTATacaataaagtggtcaccatcaGAACAATGATACAGGCTAATAAATAGAATAGTGGATTGATGGAATCAATTAAGTATTCATTAAACAGTAGAAAATGgtcatagtaatctagtgttaaACCAAAAAATCCAAGCTTTGGAAGAACAACAACtcacaatttgaaaaaaaaaaaatagtaggaaCAATGGAAAATAGTAGGAACCAGAAAAGAATATTGTAGAAATTAGGCACAGATCAATACCACATGCTTTATgccaaagcaaagtcaaaatggatatatcactttaaaataaaggatgaaatcataaagaaattaggggagcatggttTAATTTAACTGTCAGATATACAGATGAGGGAAGAAGTTATTTCCAAACAAGACAGAGAGaacaatgtaaaatgtaaaattgatAACTTTTACTACATTAAACTAAAAggattttgcaaaaaaaaatcatattcaatGTATTAAAGATTAGATGAGAAAGAACAAACTAGAGGGAAAATTGTGACAATTTTCTCTTAGAAAGGcttcttttattaaatatttagagaactgagttaaatttattagaaaacaaagttttccccaattgacaaaggaTCAATAATATGATAAGGTAAatttgagatgaagaaattaaaaatatttagtcatatgaaaaaaatgtttcaaattaataataattaggaaaatgcaacttaaaacaactctgatggaTAACTGCATAGCTATcacattggctaatatgacaaaaaaaataatgatgaatgttggaggggatgtagacaAAATTGGAGCTCTAATAAACTGTTGGTAAAACTTTGAAGTAATACAACTATTCTAGAGAGCTATTTAAAAACATACCCCAAAAGCCATCAAAAACTGCATACTATTAGAAACAGCAAAACCCTTACTACATCTGTACACCAAAGagttcaaagagagaaaaaaggacctaATTTtaccaaaaaagaagaagaagaagaagaatagcagctctttttgttgtcgTAAAGAATTGGCAATAAAGAGATGTCCACCAATTGGTGAATGGTTGAACTATTTTTGGCATACGATTTTAATAGAATAGTGTTGTACCATTAAGAAATGTTGAATAGAGCTTGGCCCTGACCCCCGCCCCCTGGCCCCGCCTGCGCTCAACTCTATGGCTGAGCGGAAGAAGCCCAGGCTTCCTTCTTCCCGTTTCCGGTCGGTTAGCTGAGCCTGGGGGAGCTGGAGTCCTGCAAAGAAGTGTAAAACCTAAAGGTCCTCAAAAGTGTCAGGAATGATCCTGCAGTAAAGTCTTTGGAAAGGCTTTTTCCAAGGACAGCTACGGAGATGATTGATGTAAAAGCCTGGGCAGAGTATGTTGTGGAGTGGGCTGCAAAGGATCCATATGGCTTCCTTACTACAGTGATTTTGGCTCTGACTCCACTTTTTCTAGCAAGTGCAGTACTGTCTTGGAAACTGGCAAAAATAATTGAGGCCAGAGAAAAGgagcagaagaagaaacagagacgTCAAGAAAACATTGCAAAAGCCAAACGGCTAAAGAAAGATTGAGAGAAAAATCAGGTTAAGAAGAAAACCCTTCTCAGTGAAAGAGTCTACAGTTAGAGAAAAATCATTCAACATTATGCAGTTTTCAAAGAAACACTAGGGTGCTTTTGTTGTGTTTTATAACAGTGTTATCTTATCCAACTAAATTTGGCCATGTGAGAAAATTTAAACTCTAACCTCAATGCTTTAACTAGTAATTTTTTCAGCTTGGGTACAGAAGTTTGTTGGTGCCTGTCAGCTACTGTATAAATGAACATTTATACTGCAAATTCTTTATAACTCAAGTTTGCCATTGCTTTTTGGTAGCCCATGCTCTTAAGTGAATCTTatgttagaaatgaaaatgatttaagAATATGAATGATAATCTCATAACACCTTAAGTTTGGGATCCTGTTTGTGGACAAAGATTTGGAATattgaaaatcaattttttttctcttttagggGGATGAGAAATATattcttcagttatttttttagACCATTGTTTTGTGACCCTTCAATAGATTTATGATTCATTGGGGTGTGTACTTGCTCTACCAGTACAGTTTATATCCCTTGCCTGTTTTCCTCATCCTTTGCAATGGTTGTTGATGTCATTCCATATTTCTTTGAGAGGAGCCACCCAGTGGGTGTCTTCCTCTAGTTCTTTTAATATTGGTCCTTGGGCTATCTGTCTTGTCCCATTCTCACTCTTAAACTAGCCTACCTCCTTTTCTGATTATGCATGTCTTTATTATGCTACCATACAGCTCTTATTCACAATCGTTTCCTTAATATGGAATCATTTTTGAGAGCAAAAGCAAATCTGGATCATTTTTGCATTGTTAATGTCAGCTACACTTGAAAGATTCTGGCAATGTGATTGTAAGACAtttcatatttgattaattttaatACACTATAGAATTGTcccctgctttcttttttaattgcataGCATATTATATATTGTGCAAATAGAACTATGTGCAGTTATGAACACTGCTATCCACCTTAGGAATCACCTGCAGAGGAGAATTTACAATTGCTATCAATGTGCCAGACTTACTGGGATCTGACTTATTCATGTTCTTATTGTACATAACAGTGAATTGATAAAATGTTTTGTCTGATGATTCTTCAAATACGTACCTTTTTTTTAATCGATTATTTTAACCTGTGTGATAACAGATCCAGTGTACCCATAGGTTCAGATAACTCCACATTAAAGGGCAGTTTCCTGAGGAATCTTAAAAACAGGCCCCTAAGCCAAAATAAAACCCATTTTTATATGTGCtggtagaatggaaaaaaaaaaaaacaccctgatATGTAAACTAAATGGGAATGAAAACAAGTTAATTGTTTTTAATCAAAAAGCTAAAATAAGACTTCTCTTTTGAAAAAAGGATTGTTTGATTGATTTAACCTTCTTGTATGCTTTTATGACTATTTAATTGTTatgatcattttttcctcctaaatgaatttaaagttttttaaagtttaaaattaaggtttaaactttttaaagttttaaatgaaataatttaaagttttaaaagtctAGTAATtctaatttaagaaataaatta
This sequence is a window from Monodelphis domestica isolate mMonDom1 chromosome 3, mMonDom1.pri, whole genome shotgun sequence. Protein-coding genes within it:
- the LOC100014039 gene encoding small integral membrane protein 15-like; this encodes MIDVKAWAEYVVEWAAKDPYGFLTTVILALTPLFLASAVLSWKLAKIIEAREKEQKKKQRRQENIAKAKRLKKD